The Streptomyces sp. NBC_00691 genome has a segment encoding these proteins:
- a CDS encoding MarR family winged helix-turn-helix transcriptional regulator has product MASTEEPETGGTAPGGVPGDALSFARALRRTNGEINRLVHGFALAQGLHPTDVQALSVVLDSPEPLTPGRLREHLGLTSGAVTACLDRLERAGHIRRSRESADRRVVHVHYAEGAKAAARSYFMPLAQAAERARLRFDAEELAAAVRFLDALNEELGDLHVPRR; this is encoded by the coding sequence GTGGCCAGTACAGAGGAACCCGAGACCGGTGGGACCGCGCCCGGGGGCGTGCCGGGTGATGCGCTGAGTTTCGCCCGCGCGCTGCGACGGACGAACGGTGAGATCAACCGACTGGTCCATGGTTTCGCGCTCGCGCAGGGACTGCATCCCACGGACGTGCAGGCGCTCTCGGTCGTCCTGGACAGCCCGGAGCCGCTGACGCCGGGCCGGCTGCGGGAGCACCTGGGGCTGACCTCGGGCGCGGTCACGGCCTGTCTCGACCGGCTCGAACGGGCCGGGCACATCCGCCGCTCCCGGGAGAGCGCCGATCGCAGGGTCGTGCACGTGCACTACGCCGAGGGGGCGAAGGCCGCCGCGCGCAGCTACTTCATGCCGCTGGCGCAGGCGGCGGAGCGGGCCCGGTTGCGGTTCGACGCGGAGGAGCTGGCCGCGGCCGTGCGCTTCCTGGACGCGCTGAACGAGGAACTCGGCGACCTGCACGTCCCCCGCCGCTGA
- a CDS encoding cryptochrome/photolyase family protein — translation MNVSVVLFTSDLRVHDHPPLRAALGRGNEVVPLFVRDPAVARAGQAAPNRDAFLADCLDSLDAGLRERGGRLVVRSGDPVDEVRAVVREADADEVHMAAGCSGFARRREDRLRHALEADGRRLYVHDAVVTALPTGAVTPGGSDHYAVFTPYFNRWSRERLREPLAAPRVIRTPRGVRSEKLPARADVSAVSQGLATGGEQEGRKRLTDWLARGVDTYEEGHDDLAGDVTSRLSPYLHFGAVSAAEAVHRARSRGGAGAEAFVRQLCWRDFHHQVLAARPDAAAEDYRTRHDRWRRGKEADADLRAWREGRTGYPVVDAAMRQLAHEGWMHNRGRLLTASFLTKTLYIDWREGARHFLELLVDGDVANNQLNWQWMAGTGTDSRPNRVLNPVIQGKRYDPDGAYVRRWLPELAGLEGPAVHEPWKLPGLERARYDYPDPVVELSDGLARFRQARGQD, via the coding sequence ATGAACGTCTCGGTCGTCCTGTTCACCTCGGACCTCCGCGTCCACGACCATCCCCCGCTGCGCGCCGCGCTGGGCCGGGGGAACGAGGTCGTCCCGCTGTTCGTACGGGATCCGGCCGTGGCCCGGGCGGGCCAGGCGGCGCCCAACCGGGACGCGTTCCTCGCGGACTGCCTCGACTCCCTCGACGCAGGACTGCGCGAGCGCGGCGGCCGGCTCGTGGTGCGCTCGGGCGACCCCGTCGACGAGGTGCGCGCGGTCGTGCGGGAGGCCGACGCCGACGAGGTCCACATGGCGGCCGGCTGCAGCGGGTTCGCGCGGCGCCGCGAGGACCGCCTGCGGCACGCGCTGGAGGCGGACGGGCGGCGCCTGTACGTCCACGACGCCGTCGTCACCGCGCTGCCCACGGGTGCCGTGACTCCGGGCGGTTCGGACCACTACGCGGTCTTCACCCCGTACTTCAACCGCTGGTCCCGTGAACGGCTCCGCGAGCCGCTCGCCGCCCCACGGGTGATCCGGACCCCCCGGGGCGTCCGCTCCGAGAAGCTGCCGGCCCGCGCGGACGTGTCGGCCGTCTCGCAGGGTCTCGCCACCGGCGGCGAGCAGGAGGGCAGGAAGCGGCTGACCGACTGGCTGGCCCGGGGCGTCGACACCTACGAGGAGGGCCACGACGACCTCGCGGGCGACGTGACGTCCCGCCTCTCGCCGTACCTCCACTTCGGCGCCGTCTCGGCGGCCGAGGCGGTCCACCGTGCCCGGTCGCGGGGCGGGGCGGGCGCCGAGGCGTTCGTGCGCCAGCTCTGCTGGCGCGACTTCCACCACCAGGTCCTCGCCGCACGCCCCGACGCCGCCGCCGAGGACTACCGCACCCGTCACGACCGCTGGCGGCGCGGGAAGGAGGCGGACGCCGACCTCCGGGCGTGGCGCGAGGGCCGCACCGGCTACCCCGTCGTCGACGCCGCGATGCGCCAGCTCGCCCACGAGGGCTGGATGCACAACCGGGGGCGGCTGCTCACCGCCTCGTTCCTGACCAAGACCCTGTACATCGACTGGCGCGAGGGAGCGCGGCACTTCCTGGAACTCCTGGTCGACGGCGATGTCGCCAACAACCAGCTCAACTGGCAGTGGATGGCCGGCACGGGCACGGACAGCCGCCCCAACCGGGTGCTCAACCCGGTGATCCAGGGCAAGCGGTACGACCCGGACGGCGCGTACGTAAGGCGCTGGCTGCCGGAGCTCGCCGGGCTCGAAGGCCCCGCGGTCCACGAGCCGTGGAAGCTGCCCGGGCTCGAACGGGCCCGGTACGACTACCCGGACCCCGTCGTCGAACTCTCCGACGGCCTCGCCCGCTTCCGGCAGGCCCGCGGACAGGACTGA
- a CDS encoding MMPL family transporter yields MPRPTRWAARLLPLVLLVLWLAVGGGLGPYAGKLGEVATNDQAAFLPQSAESTRVIEAQRAFRQDETLPALVVWTSPGGAPIDAETRSAATRALATLTGRPGVVGTPTPALPSEDGEALRGVVQLRPDLGDELAPTLAEIDKAASSVPGTTVWLAGPAATQADLSDAFAGIDGLLLMVALVTVLLILLLVYRSVLLPLIIIVGAVLALALACAVVYVLADHDVVRVDGQVQGILSILVIGAATDYALLLAARYREELARLDGERVPAMRAALRQSAGPITASAATVALALLALLFSDLTNNRALGPVGAIGIVCAVLSTLTFLPAVLVLLGRAAYWPSRPRPSESEGGGHGIWRRVASLVDRAPRKVWAATLAGLLACAAFAPVLESKGVPLDEIFVNDAPSVAAQEQLGRHFPGGAGNPAIVIADADTAARVTEAAERVEGVDSAAAVTTSGRPGAGAPLVVDGRVRIDVTLTDAADSDAAKAAVARLRTSVHAVPGADALVGGYTAQRYDTQRTAERDRMLIVPVVLAVILAILVGLLRSLVMPLLLVATVALNFFATLGVSALVFRYVFGFSGTDSSVPLYGFVFLVALGVDYNIFLMSRVREESLRHGVREGVLRGLTATGGVITSAGVVLAATFAALGVIPLAFLVQIAFIVAFGVLLDTLVVRSLLVPALVRDLGPVAWWPGELSRDATGRENSGTAREGAGPT; encoded by the coding sequence ATGCCCCGCCCCACACGATGGGCCGCCCGACTGCTGCCCCTCGTCCTGCTCGTCCTCTGGCTCGCCGTCGGCGGCGGGCTCGGCCCGTACGCGGGCAAGCTCGGAGAGGTGGCCACCAACGACCAGGCCGCCTTTCTCCCCCAAAGCGCCGAGTCCACCCGGGTGATCGAGGCCCAGCGGGCCTTCCGCCAGGACGAGACGCTTCCCGCGCTCGTCGTCTGGACCTCACCCGGCGGCGCGCCGATCGACGCCGAGACCCGCTCCGCGGCCACGCGTGCGCTGGCCACGCTCACCGGGCGGCCCGGTGTCGTCGGCACCCCGACCCCGGCCCTCCCCTCCGAGGACGGTGAGGCGCTGCGCGGAGTCGTCCAGCTCCGCCCCGACCTCGGCGACGAGCTCGCGCCCACGCTGGCGGAGATCGACAAGGCGGCCTCCTCCGTGCCCGGGACGACCGTGTGGCTCGCCGGTCCCGCCGCCACCCAGGCCGATCTGTCGGACGCCTTCGCCGGCATCGACGGACTGCTGCTCATGGTCGCGCTGGTCACCGTGCTGCTCATCCTGCTGCTCGTGTACCGCAGCGTGCTGCTGCCCCTGATCATCATCGTCGGCGCGGTGCTCGCACTCGCACTCGCCTGCGCCGTCGTGTACGTGCTCGCCGACCACGACGTCGTCCGGGTCGACGGACAGGTGCAGGGCATCCTGTCGATCCTGGTCATCGGCGCCGCCACCGACTACGCGCTGCTCCTCGCCGCCCGCTACCGCGAGGAGCTCGCCCGACTCGACGGAGAGCGTGTCCCCGCCATGCGCGCGGCGCTGCGCCAGTCCGCCGGCCCCATCACGGCCAGTGCGGCCACCGTCGCGCTCGCCCTGCTCGCGCTGCTGTTCAGCGATCTGACCAACAACCGGGCCCTCGGCCCGGTGGGCGCCATCGGCATCGTCTGCGCCGTGCTCAGCACGCTGACCTTCCTGCCCGCCGTCCTGGTCCTGCTCGGCCGCGCCGCGTACTGGCCCTCCCGTCCCCGCCCGTCCGAGTCCGAGGGCGGCGGCCACGGGATCTGGCGCCGTGTGGCCTCGCTGGTGGACCGAGCTCCCCGCAAGGTGTGGGCGGCGACCCTCGCCGGGCTGCTCGCCTGCGCCGCGTTCGCGCCGGTCCTGGAGTCCAAGGGGGTCCCGCTCGACGAGATCTTCGTGAACGACGCCCCCTCCGTCGCCGCGCAGGAGCAGCTCGGACGGCACTTCCCCGGTGGCGCGGGCAACCCCGCGATCGTGATCGCCGACGCGGACACGGCCGCCCGGGTGACCGAGGCCGCGGAGCGGGTCGAGGGAGTGGACTCGGCCGCGGCCGTCACGACCTCCGGCCGGCCGGGGGCCGGAGCCCCGCTGGTCGTCGACGGACGGGTCCGGATCGACGTCACCCTGACCGACGCGGCCGACAGCGACGCGGCCAAGGCGGCGGTGGCGCGGCTCCGTACGTCCGTGCACGCGGTGCCGGGGGCGGACGCCCTCGTCGGCGGCTACACGGCGCAGCGGTACGACACCCAGCGGACCGCCGAGCGCGACCGGATGCTCATCGTGCCGGTGGTGCTCGCCGTCATCCTGGCCATCCTCGTGGGTCTTCTCCGCTCCCTCGTGATGCCGCTGCTGCTCGTGGCCACGGTGGCCCTGAACTTCTTCGCCACCCTCGGTGTCTCGGCCCTGGTCTTCCGGTACGTCTTCGGTTTCAGCGGCACCGACTCCTCGGTCCCGCTGTACGGATTCGTGTTCCTGGTCGCGCTCGGCGTCGACTACAACATCTTCCTGATGTCCAGGGTGCGGGAGGAGTCGCTGCGGCACGGGGTCCGCGAGGGCGTCCTGCGCGGACTGACCGCGACCGGCGGCGTCATCACGTCCGCCGGGGTGGTGCTCGCCGCCACGTTCGCGGCACTGGGCGTCATTCCGCTCGCCTTCTTGGTGCAGATCGCCTTCATCGTCGCGTTCGGCGTCCTCCTGGACACCCTCGTCGTCCGCTCGCTGCTCGTGCCCGCGCTCGTACGGGACCTCGGCCCCGTCGCGTGGTGGCCGGGCGAGCTCAGCCGGGACGCGACGGGGCGGGAGAACAGCGGTACCGCTCGGGAGGGTGCCGGGCCTACTTAG
- a CDS encoding SDR family oxidoreductase gives MSDASGHESPGPLCLVTGASGYIGGRLVPELLEAGFRVRCLARTPAKLRDHPWAGEVEVVRGDVTDAETLVPAFQDVDVAYYLVHALGAGHGFERTDRAAARNFARQARAAGVGRIVYLGGLTPRGVPDQELSPHLRSRTEVGRILLESGVPTTVLRAAVIIGSGSASFEMLRYLTERLPVMVTPSWVRTRIQPIAVRDVLRYLVGSARMPAEVSRAFDIGGPDILTYLGMMRRYAAVAGLPRRLIFPVPVLTPRLSSHWIGLVTPVPRSIARPLAESLRHEVVCDEHDIADWVPDPPGAPLSFERALALALQRVREAKTTTRWSSASIPGAPSDPLPTDPDWAGGSLYTDERELTVDASPQALWRVVEGVGGENGWYSFPLAWAVRGWVDRLVGGVGLRRGRRDALHLRAGDSLDFWRVEEIERGRLLRLRAEMRLPGLAWLEMYAERDDDGATRYRQRALFHPRGLAGHAYWWSVAPFHAVVFGGMARNIASTAEASEAAGNGAPSSASAPSSAPSLASDAPLASGPAPASDPASSRGSSPSPGSSSAPSPASGAPPKGE, from the coding sequence ATGAGCGACGCGTCAGGGCACGAGTCCCCGGGACCGCTGTGCCTGGTCACCGGTGCCAGCGGCTACATCGGCGGCCGCCTCGTCCCCGAACTCCTGGAGGCCGGATTCCGGGTGCGGTGCCTGGCCCGTACGCCCGCGAAACTGCGCGACCACCCCTGGGCCGGGGAGGTGGAGGTCGTCCGGGGCGACGTCACCGACGCCGAGACCCTCGTTCCCGCCTTCCAGGACGTCGACGTCGCGTACTACCTGGTGCACGCCCTGGGCGCCGGGCACGGCTTCGAGCGCACCGACCGCGCGGCGGCCCGGAACTTCGCCCGGCAGGCCCGCGCGGCCGGGGTCGGTCGCATCGTCTACCTCGGCGGCCTCACCCCGCGCGGCGTGCCCGACCAGGAGCTCTCGCCGCACCTGCGGTCACGCACCGAGGTGGGCCGCATCCTCCTGGAATCGGGAGTCCCCACCACGGTGCTCCGCGCCGCCGTCATCATCGGATCCGGCTCGGCCTCGTTCGAGATGCTCCGGTACCTCACCGAACGCCTGCCGGTGATGGTCACCCCGAGCTGGGTCCGCACCCGGATCCAGCCGATCGCCGTCCGGGACGTCCTCCGCTATCTCGTCGGCAGCGCGCGCATGCCCGCTGAGGTCAGCCGGGCCTTCGACATCGGCGGCCCCGACATCCTCACCTACCTCGGCATGATGCGCCGCTACGCCGCCGTCGCCGGACTGCCCCGGCGGCTCATCTTCCCCGTGCCGGTCCTCACCCCCCGGCTGTCCAGCCACTGGATCGGCCTCGTCACCCCGGTGCCCCGGTCCATCGCCCGCCCGCTCGCGGAGTCGCTCCGGCACGAAGTCGTCTGCGACGAGCACGACATCGCCGACTGGGTGCCGGACCCGCCCGGCGCCCCGCTCAGCTTCGAACGGGCCCTCGCCCTCGCCCTCCAACGGGTCCGCGAGGCGAAGACCACCACCCGCTGGTCCTCCGCTTCGATCCCCGGCGCCCCGAGCGATCCCCTGCCCACCGACCCGGACTGGGCGGGCGGCAGCCTCTACACCGACGAGCGCGAACTCACCGTCGACGCCTCGCCGCAGGCGCTGTGGCGGGTCGTCGAGGGCGTCGGCGGGGAGAACGGCTGGTACTCCTTCCCCCTCGCCTGGGCCGTTCGCGGCTGGGTCGACCGGCTCGTCGGAGGCGTCGGGCTGCGCCGGGGCCGGCGCGACGCCCTGCACCTGAGGGCCGGTGACTCGCTGGACTTCTGGCGGGTGGAGGAGATCGAACGGGGCCGGCTGCTGCGGCTGCGCGCCGAGATGAGGCTCCCCGGGCTCGCCTGGCTGGAGATGTACGCCGAACGTGACGACGACGGGGCGACGCGCTACCGCCAGCGGGCCCTGTTCCACCCCCGCGGTCTGGCCGGCCACGCCTACTGGTGGAGCGTCGCGCCGTTCCACGCCGTGGTCTTCGGCGGCATGGCCCGCAACATCGCGTCGACGGCGGAGGCGAGCGAGGCGGCGGGCAACGGCGCCCCCTCGTCCGCGTCCGCCCCCTCGTCCGCCCCCTCGCTCGCGTCCGACGCCCCGCTCGCGTCCGGACCGGCGCCCGCGTCCGACCCCGCGTCCTCGCGGGGTTCGTCGCCGTCGCCGGGGTCGTCGTCCGCCCCGTCACCCGCATCCGGCGCGCCCCCGAAGGGCGAATGA